One segment of Rhodospirillaceae bacterium DNA contains the following:
- a CDS encoding NAD(P)-binding protein, producing the protein MTATPEKKLTYRRYEEGDTAYDDFTDKIFMAGHSHKCPTYVHRSPPCQGSCPSGHDIRGWLAIARGQDKPTDEETPWQQYAFERMTEANPFPSVMGRVCPAPCESGCNRNEVDDFVGINAVEHYVGDWAIENKVAYPAAGSDTGKKVAIIGGGPAGLSAAYHLRKLGHGVTLFDEHEELGGMMRYGIPGYRTPRDMLDSEINRIIDMGVEVKTSTRIGEDISMEQVDSDFDAVFWGIGAQSGRALPVTGADASNCITGVAFLEAFNQGRLQHVTGRVVVIGGGDTSIDVASVARRLGHISTSHDQDRPETIVIGQTAHDVATTAVREGADVTLTSLFKFEDMMASAREREDAVSEGVDIKDGVMPLEVLLDDNGRARALKMCKCDMDGMTPIPQEGTEFELECDLIVSAIGQSGNMVGLDALDNGKGFIDTDKNYKVTDKDNHFAGGDIIRPHLLTTAIGHASIAVEGIHKFLIGQEQAERRPQVDVHHFNLLSELHQRHLDPKEFPHQPTRGTDTEDYAVHNYENRADKQIIPHDQLFLGHFGYEERNHREEIKIGSDAVLGNFDERLNSVTEEQAQAEGQRCMSCGMCFECDNCIIYCPQDAVFRVKKDQVAIGRYVDTDYNKCIGCHICMDVCPTGYIQMGLGE; encoded by the coding sequence ATGACCGCGACGCCCGAGAAAAAACTGACTTATCGCCGCTACGAAGAAGGCGATACGGCCTATGACGATTTTACCGATAAGATTTTTATGGCTGGTCATAGCCACAAATGCCCGACCTATGTTCACCGCAGCCCCCCGTGCCAGGGATCGTGCCCGTCCGGCCATGACATTCGCGGCTGGTTGGCTATTGCTCGCGGTCAGGACAAACCCACCGACGAGGAAACGCCCTGGCAGCAATATGCATTTGAACGCATGACCGAAGCCAACCCCTTCCCCAGTGTCATGGGACGCGTATGCCCGGCGCCATGTGAAAGCGGTTGCAACCGAAACGAGGTCGATGATTTCGTCGGCATTAACGCTGTCGAACATTACGTTGGCGACTGGGCCATCGAAAACAAAGTTGCCTACCCTGCCGCTGGATCTGACACGGGCAAGAAAGTCGCCATCATCGGTGGTGGCCCGGCTGGTCTTTCCGCCGCCTATCATTTGCGCAAGCTGGGTCACGGCGTCACCTTATTTGACGAACACGAAGAACTTGGCGGCATGATGCGCTACGGGATTCCGGGCTACCGGACACCACGCGACATGCTCGATTCTGAAATCAACCGCATCATCGACATGGGCGTTGAAGTCAAAACCTCGACCCGTATTGGTGAAGACATTTCCATGGAACAGGTCGATAGCGACTTTGATGCCGTGTTCTGGGGCATTGGCGCACAATCCGGCCGGGCCCTGCCTGTTACCGGTGCCGATGCCAGTAACTGCATTACCGGCGTCGCCTTTCTTGAAGCCTTCAACCAGGGCCGTTTGCAGCATGTCACCGGTCGTGTCGTCGTCATTGGCGGCGGCGATACATCCATCGACGTTGCCTCCGTCGCCCGCAGGTTAGGTCACATTTCAACGAGCCACGATCAGGACCGCCCTGAAACCATCGTCATCGGCCAAACCGCCCACGATGTTGCCACTACGGCCGTGCGTGAAGGCGCCGATGTGACCCTGACCTCGCTGTTCAAGTTTGAGGATATGATGGCTTCCGCCCGCGAGCGCGAAGACGCCGTTTCCGAAGGTGTCGACATCAAGGACGGTGTCATGCCGCTGGAAGTTCTGCTTGACGATAACGGACGGGCGCGGGCCTTGAAAATGTGCAAATGCGACATGGACGGCATGACCCCGATACCGCAGGAAGGCACCGAATTCGAACTGGAATGCGACCTGATCGTTTCGGCCATCGGCCAAAGCGGTAACATGGTAGGCCTGGACGCGCTGGATAACGGCAAGGGATTCATCGACACCGACAAAAACTACAAGGTTACAGACAAAGACAACCACTTTGCCGGTGGCGATATTATTCGCCCCCACCTGCTGACCACTGCTATCGGTCATGCCTCCATCGCCGTCGAGGGAATCCATAAATTTCTCATCGGTCAAGAACAGGCCGAACGTCGTCCCCAGGTTGACGTCCACCACTTCAACCTGTTGTCGGAATTACATCAACGTCATCTGGACCCGAAGGAATTCCCACATCAACCGACGCGCGGCACCGATACGGAAGACTACGCGGTTCACAACTATGAAAACCGTGCCGATAAACAAATCATCCCCCATGACCAGCTTTTCCTGGGTCATTTCGGATATGAAGAACGCAACCACCGTGAAGAAATTAAAATCGGCTCCGATGCCGTTCTTGGAAACTTTGACGAACGCCTCAATAGCGTGACCGAAGAACAAGCACAGGCCGAAGGCCAGCGGTGCATGAGCTGCGGCATGTGTTTCGAGTGCGACAATTGTATCATCTATTGCCCACAGGACGCCGTCTTCCGGGTCAAGAAAGATCAGGTTGCCATCGGTCGCTACGTCGATACGGATTACAATAAATGCATTGGCTGCCACATTTGTATGGACGTTTGCCCAACCGGCTACATCCAGATGGGCCTAGGGGAATAA
- a CDS encoding 4Fe-4S dicluster domain-containing protein: MSTSKTFDVARRRLLSGAAAVAGMAIAPGVTLIAPADARQAGEAASDKVRWGLLIDANKCDAGCDDCVVACRTENGWQGHERPTTDPQWIRKVNLKDNKTGATLSLPVMCQHCENPPCVDVCPTGASMRRADGIVLVDRHTCIGCRYCMMACPYKARSFVHEDTSGQKPHMPRGKGTVESCTLCAHRIDVGGTPACVEACGQKAGKEAMMFGDLNDPDSAISKELGKRATTRLRADLGLEPGVHYRGL; this comes from the coding sequence ATGAGCACGTCGAAAACCTTTGATGTCGCCAGGCGCCGCTTGCTAAGTGGCGCTGCTGCCGTCGCCGGCATGGCCATCGCGCCGGGCGTTACCCTGATTGCCCCTGCTGATGCCCGCCAGGCTGGTGAGGCAGCATCTGACAAAGTCCGTTGGGGTTTGCTCATTGACGCCAATAAATGTGATGCCGGATGTGATGACTGTGTCGTCGCCTGCAGAACCGAAAACGGCTGGCAAGGCCACGAACGCCCAACCACCGACCCGCAATGGATCCGCAAGGTCAATTTGAAAGACAACAAGACAGGCGCAACCCTTTCCCTGCCGGTCATGTGCCAGCACTGTGAAAACCCGCCTTGTGTCGATGTTTGCCCAACCGGTGCTTCCATGCGCCGCGCCGATGGCATCGTTCTGGTTGACCGCCATACCTGCATTGGCTGCCGCTACTGCATGATGGCCTGCCCCTACAAGGCCCGCTCGTTTGTTCACGAAGATACCAGCGGTCAAAAACCCCACATGCCAAGAGGCAAAGGCACAGTGGAATCATGCACATTGTGCGCCCACCGTATTGATGTCGGCGGCACCCCGGCCTGTGTTGAGGCTTGCGGCCAAAAGGCAGGCAAGGAAGCAATGATGTTTGGCGATCTGAATGATCCGGATAGCGCCATTTCCAAAGAACTGGGCAAACGCGCCACCACTCGTTTGCGCGCCGATCTGGGCCTTGAGCCCGGCGTCCATTATCGTGGCCTGTAG
- the nrfD gene encoding polysulfide reductase NrfD, translating into MKPVLFTQIEGNSGAYWSLLGWLSAFAAAGFGAMWYMEHNGHWVTGMNNQVVWGTPHVFAVFLIVAASGALNVASISSVFGRTMYKPLARLSTLLALALLAGGLMVLLLDLGRPDRLIVAMTKYNFKSIFAWNIFLYTGFFVVVGIYMWMMMERRMNRYTKMAGIAAFIWRLALTTGTGSIFGFLVARQAYDAAIMAPMFIIMSFSFGLAFFLLVLMVSCNGTSRPLGDATLAKLKNLLGVFVAAVLYFVTVQHLTNLYAAEHHAVEAFILRDGGIYTAVFWIGQIAIGGLAPLALLYHPSTGKDRSMIALAAGMVIVGGLAQIYVIIIGGQAFPLSIFPGYEVSSSFFDGVVASYSPSLPEIVLGLSGIATTLLIVAVALRALPFLPASLADADVDPHYVAPPEPEVIEEDASEGDEAGEVA; encoded by the coding sequence ATGAAACCAGTCCTCTTTACCCAAATCGAAGGAAATTCTGGCGCTTACTGGAGCTTGCTCGGCTGGCTCTCCGCCTTTGCCGCCGCGGGTTTTGGCGCCATGTGGTACATGGAACACAACGGCCACTGGGTCACTGGTATGAACAATCAGGTTGTCTGGGGAACGCCGCATGTGTTTGCCGTGTTCTTGATCGTCGCCGCTTCCGGGGCCTTGAACGTGGCCTCCATATCATCGGTTTTTGGCCGCACCATGTACAAACCGCTGGCCAGACTTTCGACCTTGCTGGCCCTGGCTTTGCTAGCTGGTGGGCTGATGGTGTTGTTGCTTGATCTGGGTCGGCCTGATCGGCTGATCGTGGCCATGACCAAATACAATTTCAAATCGATTTTCGCCTGGAACATCTTCCTTTACACCGGCTTTTTCGTCGTCGTCGGCATTTACATGTGGATGATGATGGAGCGGCGCATGAACCGCTATACCAAAATGGCAGGCATCGCCGCCTTCATCTGGCGGTTGGCGCTGACCACCGGTACCGGTTCTATTTTCGGCTTCCTTGTCGCCCGTCAGGCTTATGACGCCGCCATCATGGCGCCGATGTTTATCATCATGTCGTTCTCGTTTGGACTGGCCTTCTTCCTGCTGGTCCTGATGGTCAGTTGCAATGGCACGAGTCGCCCCCTTGGCGATGCGACCCTTGCCAAACTGAAAAATCTGCTCGGCGTATTTGTCGCCGCCGTGCTGTATTTCGTCACCGTGCAGCACCTGACCAACCTGTACGCCGCCGAACATCACGCCGTTGAGGCCTTCATCCTGCGTGATGGCGGCATTTACACGGCGGTTTTCTGGATCGGTCAAATCGCCATTGGCGGACTGGCCCCGCTTGCCCTGCTTTACCACCCCAGCACCGGCAAGGATCGCTCCATGATCGCGTTGGCCGCAGGGATGGTCATCGTCGGCGGCCTGGCCCAGATTTATGTGATTATCATTGGTGGACAAGCCTTTCCGCTGTCGATTTTCCCGGGCTACGAAGTTTCCAGCAGTTTCTTCGACGGGGTCGTTGCTTCATATAGTCCCAGCTTGCCTGAAATTGTGTTGGGCTTGAGCGGCATCGCCACCACCTTGCTGATCGTCGCTGTCGCTTTGCGCGCCCTGCCCTTCCTGCCAGCCAGCTTGGCTGACGCCGATGTGGATCCGCATTATGTCGCCCCGCCAGAACCGGAAGTTATCGAAGAAGATGCAAGCGAAGGCGATGAGGCTGGTGAAGTCGCCTGA
- a CDS encoding class II glutamine amidotransferase: MCRWIAYSGEPIFLEELIAKPENSLLTQSLHAREAKVETNGDGFGFGWYAHRDEPGHYREVLPAWNDENLRSLSRQIRSPMFFSHVRASTGTATNRSNCHPFVQGRWMFMHNGQVGSYAILRRQLEGLIPDELYSQRIGTTDSEALFLAAYGRGLNDDPFGAVCATIDDILDLMEEAEISEPLRFTAAFADGNDIYAFRYSSDEFAPSLYHCKEDDSLLIVSEPLDEGKHDWQAVPQGHAIIGNGKEGAPLIKEMTMRPRSGN; the protein is encoded by the coding sequence ATGTGCCGATGGATCGCCTATAGTGGAGAGCCGATTTTTCTGGAAGAGCTTATAGCCAAACCGGAAAACTCGCTGCTGACCCAAAGCCTGCACGCCCGTGAGGCGAAGGTCGAAACCAATGGCGACGGCTTTGGTTTCGGCTGGTATGCGCACCGTGATGAGCCCGGCCATTACCGGGAAGTCCTGCCTGCATGGAATGATGAAAACCTGCGCAGCCTGTCGAGGCAAATTCGCTCACCGATGTTTTTCTCGCATGTTCGTGCCTCCACCGGCACTGCCACCAACCGGTCCAACTGCCATCCCTTCGTACAAGGGCGCTGGATGTTTATGCATAACGGACAGGTCGGTTCCTACGCCATCCTGCGTCGTCAGCTTGAGGGACTTATTCCTGATGAGCTTTACAGCCAGCGCATTGGCACCACCGATAGCGAGGCCCTGTTCCTGGCCGCTTATGGCCGCGGCCTGAATGATGACCCCTTCGGCGCGGTTTGTGCGACCATTGATGATATCCTCGATTTGATGGAGGAGGCGGAAATCAGCGAACCGCTGCGCTTCACCGCCGCCTTCGCCGATGGTAATGACATATACGCCTTTCGCTACAGCAGCGATGAATTCGCACCTTCCCTTTATCACTGTAAGGAAGATGACAGTCTGCTGATCGTCTCTGAGCCACTTGATGAAGGCAAACATGACTGGCAGGCCGTTCCCCAGGGACACGCCATCATCGGCAACGGCAAGGAAGGCGCGCCGCTGATCAAGGAAATGACCATGCGCCCCCGCAGCGGCAACTAG
- a CDS encoding glycosyl transferase family protein, with protein MTEEHPFAQYVRIIGKGPNLSRPLSGDEMYQAATMIMRGEIEPLQLGAFLCILRMRTEVPEEGAGFVRAVRDTLELPQDIPEVDLDWSSYSGKKRQLPWFLLAAQLLAQSGVRIFMQGTEGHTPDRVYSREALQSLGIPIAGSLSEAAEHIRKTNFGFLPLAQLSPKLQEIIDLKPVLGLRSPVNTFGRMVNPFNAAHEIQTVFHPNYRDVHRDTANLLGQKHMAVFKGEGGEVERRPQKPVEVQSLHNGVLSEEEWPALLPEDSIKIDEDMNLERLKTIWSGEEQDTYATAAVTGTAAIVLRLLGRADSPADATTLAEKMWTERNTSRLGD; from the coding sequence ATGACTGAAGAACACCCATTCGCCCAATACGTCCGCATCATTGGTAAAGGACCGAACCTGTCCCGTCCTTTGAGCGGTGATGAAATGTATCAGGCGGCGACCATGATCATGAGAGGCGAGATTGAACCGCTTCAGCTTGGCGCTTTTCTGTGTATCCTGCGTATGCGCACGGAAGTGCCCGAGGAAGGTGCCGGTTTCGTGCGCGCCGTCCGCGATACGTTGGAGCTTCCGCAAGACATTCCCGAAGTTGATCTGGACTGGTCGTCCTATTCCGGCAAGAAACGCCAGTTGCCCTGGTTTCTACTGGCCGCCCAGTTACTGGCGCAGAGCGGTGTTCGCATTTTCATGCAAGGAACGGAAGGCCACACGCCGGATCGGGTATATTCACGCGAGGCTTTGCAATCCCTTGGTATTCCCATTGCCGGTTCACTGAGCGAAGCCGCCGAGCACATCAGAAAAACTAACTTCGGCTTTTTGCCATTGGCCCAATTGTCACCAAAACTTCAGGAAATTATTGACCTGAAACCGGTGCTTGGTCTGCGCTCGCCGGTCAATACCTTCGGGCGCATGGTTAATCCGTTCAATGCCGCCCACGAAATTCAAACCGTCTTCCACCCCAATTATCGCGACGTACACCGCGACACCGCCAATCTTTTGGGTCAGAAGCACATGGCTGTGTTCAAGGGTGAAGGTGGTGAGGTCGAACGGCGACCGCAAAAACCGGTTGAAGTACAAAGCCTGCATAATGGCGTCTTAAGTGAAGAAGAATGGCCAGCCCTGCTACCCGAAGACAGCATCAAAATTGACGAGGATATGAATCTTGAACGCCTGAAAACCATCTGGAGCGGCGAGGAACAGGACACCTACGCCACTGCCGCTGTTACCGGAACGGCGGCCATTGTCTTGCGTTTACTGGGTCGCGCAGACAGCCCCGCCGACGCCACCACTTTGGCTGAAAAAATGTGGACCGAGCGCAACACATCCCGGTTAGGGGATTAA
- a CDS encoding cobyrinate a,c-diamide synthase → MAHILISAAHKSSGKTTVSIGLAAALTGQGLNVQTFKKGPDYIDPMWLARATATPCRNLDYYTMSAQEILATFSGHSHGADFSLIEGNKGLFDGLDLEGGNSNAALATLLGAPVILVIDARGMTRGIAPLILGYQAFDPALNIAGVILNKVGGPRHERKLRAIIEHYTNVPVLGAVHRDERLEIAERHLGLTPSNEAPEADAKISAIASLIAAQVDLDAIKRIAATAIDLAASALPRPSASNADLTIGVAKDSAFGFYYPGDLEALEDAGAKLITIDMTKDTALPEIDGLFIGGGFPETRMAELEANTAMRDAVARAIDDGLPAYAECGGLMYLARSLTWNGETHAMAGVIAGDVIMHKTAQGRGYVRLRETGNGPWPLVDAGGRPGEIPAHEFHYSSIENLEGDPNFAYEVLRGHGFDGKHDGLVYRNLLASYAHLRDVGANRWAARFINFVRSCKKSSAKNIKNQEQS, encoded by the coding sequence ATGGCGCACATTCTGATTTCAGCAGCTCACAAGTCATCGGGCAAGACCACGGTCTCAATCGGTCTGGCTGCGGCGTTGACCGGTCAGGGGCTGAATGTGCAAACATTCAAGAAAGGGCCCGACTACATCGACCCCATGTGGCTGGCTCGGGCGACAGCCACTCCTTGCCGTAATCTCGACTACTACACCATGAGCGCCCAAGAAATTCTTGCGACATTTTCCGGCCATTCCCACGGCGCTGATTTTTCATTGATTGAAGGCAACAAGGGCCTTTTTGACGGCCTTGACCTTGAAGGTGGCAATTCCAACGCCGCCCTGGCGACCTTGCTCGGCGCGCCGGTGATCCTGGTTATTGACGCCCGCGGCATGACCCGCGGCATCGCTCCGCTGATCCTTGGTTATCAAGCCTTCGACCCGGCCCTTAACATCGCTGGTGTTATCCTTAACAAAGTCGGTGGCCCGCGCCACGAGCGCAAACTACGCGCCATTATCGAACACTACACAAACGTACCGGTGCTGGGCGCCGTCCACCGTGACGAACGACTTGAAATCGCCGAGCGGCATCTTGGATTAACACCCAGCAACGAGGCACCGGAGGCGGACGCAAAAATTTCCGCCATTGCGTCCCTGATCGCAGCGCAAGTTGATCTGGATGCCATCAAACGCATTGCCGCAACAGCGATCGACCTTGCTGCCTCCGCCCTTCCCAGACCCAGCGCCAGCAACGCCGATCTCACCATCGGGGTGGCCAAAGACTCCGCCTTCGGTTTTTACTATCCGGGCGATCTGGAAGCACTGGAAGACGCCGGCGCAAAACTGATCACCATCGACATGACCAAAGATACGGCGTTGCCAGAAATTGACGGCCTGTTCATCGGTGGCGGTTTTCCTGAAACCCGCATGGCCGAACTTGAAGCCAACACGGCCATGCGTGACGCCGTTGCCCGGGCCATTGATGACGGCCTTCCGGCCTACGCAGAATGTGGCGGTTTGATGTATTTGGCGCGCTCTTTAACATGGAACGGCGAGACCCATGCCATGGCAGGGGTGATTGCCGGTGATGTTATCATGCACAAAACAGCCCAAGGTCGTGGGTACGTACGTTTACGCGAAACAGGGAATGGTCCGTGGCCATTAGTCGATGCTGGCGGCAGGCCGGGCGAAATTCCGGCCCATGAATTTCACTATTCATCCATTGAAAACCTTGAAGGCGACCCCAACTTCGCTTACGAAGTGCTGCGCGGTCATGGTTTTGACGGCAAGCACGATGGTCTGGTTTATCGCAACCTGCTTGCCAGTTACGCCCACCTTCGCGATGTCGGGGCCAACCGCTGGGCGGCGCGCTTTATCAATTTTGTCAGGTCATGTAAAAAATCTTCGGCCAAAAACATCAAGAACCAGGAACAGTCTTAA
- the cobA gene encoding uroporphyrinogen-III C-methyltransferase — protein sequence MNAPSSVYIIGAGPGDPDLLTIKAARLLKEAEVVVFDRLVSEEILELVPAGTTRIFAGKAARDHHMPQEEINELLVSLAKSGRKVVRLKGGDPFIFGRGSEESLYLAKNNIPFEIVPGITASAGCGSYAGIPLTHRGLATGVRFVTGHCREGKHLDLNWQSLADPETTLVIYMGLINVAKIRDELIKAGLPADTPAGAIERGTTAEQRTILTTLEELPACIEKAELKAPSLLIIGRVVQLAEELSWHIPAMDCDVEAHG from the coding sequence ATGAATGCACCATCATCCGTTTACATCATCGGCGCCGGGCCGGGTGATCCCGACCTGTTAACCATCAAGGCGGCCAGACTTCTAAAAGAAGCCGAAGTCGTGGTTTTTGACCGCCTGGTGTCCGAAGAGATTCTGGAACTGGTGCCAGCGGGCACAACCCGTATTTTCGCCGGCAAAGCGGCCCGTGACCACCATATGCCACAAGAGGAAATCAACGAGTTACTGGTTTCACTGGCAAAAAGCGGCCGCAAAGTTGTGCGCCTGAAAGGTGGCGATCCGTTTATCTTCGGTCGTGGCAGCGAGGAATCACTGTATCTTGCCAAAAACAATATACCCTTTGAAATCGTTCCCGGAATCACAGCCTCTGCCGGATGCGGGTCCTACGCCGGTATCCCCCTGACTCACCGAGGACTGGCGACGGGAGTGCGTTTCGTCACCGGCCATTGTCGTGAAGGCAAGCATCTGGACCTGAACTGGCAAAGTCTCGCCGACCCGGAAACCACACTGGTCATTTACATGGGGTTGATCAACGTCGCCAAAATCAGAGACGAGCTTATAAAGGCAGGGCTCCCTGCAGACACCCCGGCGGGCGCCATCGAGCGGGGTACTACAGCCGAACAGAGAACAATCCTGACAACACTGGAAGAACTGCCCGCGTGCATTGAAAAGGCCGAGTTGAAAGCCCCGAGCCTTCTGATTATCGGTCGCGTCGTTCAACTGGCCGAAGAATTAAGCTGGCATATTCCGGCTATGGACTGCGATGTTGAAGCGCACGGATGA
- a CDS encoding response regulator transcription factor: MNIHKKPHLLIVEDDEMMQSLLAVYLEQEGYDITAVLTGKDMFSVLSKRSADLILLDLTLPDEDGLTLARQVRARSSVPIIIMTARKGMEDRLAGLDIGADDFLTKPFDPRELVLRVRNVLKRTGDATREENQVVGFDGWKMDMTSRTLTGPDETDVPLTSGEFNLLAALIKSPGRVQSRDYLLDAIARNDEPPSDRMIDVFVSRLRKKIGKNSGEQNYIVTVPGHGYKFTGPLD; this comes from the coding sequence GTGAACATTCATAAAAAGCCGCATCTGCTGATAGTTGAAGACGATGAAATGATGCAGTCGTTGCTTGCGGTCTATCTGGAGCAGGAAGGCTACGACATAACCGCGGTCCTGACCGGCAAGGACATGTTTTCAGTTCTAAGCAAACGTTCGGCTGATTTGATTCTGCTCGACCTCACCCTGCCCGATGAGGATGGGCTGACCCTGGCACGCCAGGTCCGCGCCCGTTCAAGCGTACCGATCATTATCATGACCGCCCGCAAAGGTATGGAAGACCGGCTGGCTGGCCTTGATATTGGTGCTGATGATTTCCTGACCAAGCCATTCGACCCACGCGAGTTGGTCTTAAGGGTGCGCAATGTCCTTAAACGTACCGGCGACGCAACCCGCGAGGAAAATCAGGTTGTTGGTTTCGATGGATGGAAAATGGATATGACATCGCGCACCCTGACCGGGCCTGACGAAACCGACGTACCTCTTACAAGTGGTGAATTTAATCTTCTTGCCGCCCTGATCAAGTCACCCGGCCGGGTTCAGTCGCGCGACTATTTGCTCGACGCCATCGCCCGAAATGACGAGCCGCCATCTGACCGTATGATCGATGTTTTCGTCAGTCGTCTGCGCAAAAAAATCGGCAAGAATTCAGGTGAGCAAAACTACATCGTTACTGTGCCAGGGCATGGCTACAAGTTCACAGGACCTCTGGATTAA